In the Klebsiella aerogenes KCTC 2190 genome, one interval contains:
- the dtnK gene encoding D-threonate kinase encodes MSCGDNPVLVLADDFTGANDAGVSLAEAGLAVEVAFNAGHQSTTRALVLNSDSRALSRAQAAEKVNAVLRDAANFAAVWQVKKIDSTLRGNPGAELEAMMRARSCSVAVVAPAFPDAGRITRGGRCYVHGVALNETEFASDPKTPVTSADIGQLLAMQSQLPCRSLDVRQLAAALAEESDQPRVLIIDAEEDEQLDEVIAAVASRARQTLLVGSAGICEALARYLRRDAAGPLLAVVGSMSEIAQAQVAALAGHPRVERIGIDTARAFNGDALADARRIAAVLAASHHCVVTTCADSAARHGIEAQCRERGVSRASLGERICAYLAQVTQLAVELHAPGALYLSGGDVAIAVAHALGAQGFHITGRVAQCVPYGHFLGSRWPRPVMTKAGGFGTETTLRDVVNFIEEKLSV; translated from the coding sequence GAGCTGCGGCGATAACCCTGTTCTGGTGCTGGCAGATGACTTTACCGGGGCCAATGATGCTGGTGTCAGTCTGGCGGAAGCGGGCCTGGCGGTTGAGGTGGCCTTTAACGCCGGCCATCAGTCCACCACCCGGGCGTTGGTCCTCAATAGCGATAGTCGGGCGCTTTCCAGGGCGCAGGCTGCAGAGAAAGTGAACGCAGTACTCCGTGATGCGGCAAATTTCGCCGCCGTCTGGCAGGTGAAGAAAATCGACTCCACCCTGCGCGGCAATCCCGGCGCGGAACTGGAGGCGATGATGCGTGCGCGGAGCTGCTCTGTCGCGGTTGTCGCGCCTGCCTTTCCGGATGCAGGGCGTATAACCCGCGGGGGGCGCTGCTATGTCCACGGCGTAGCGCTTAATGAAACAGAATTCGCCAGCGACCCCAAAACCCCGGTCACTAGCGCCGATATTGGGCAATTGCTCGCCATGCAGAGCCAACTGCCGTGCCGTTCGCTTGACGTGCGACAGCTGGCAGCCGCCCTTGCGGAAGAGAGCGACCAACCACGAGTGTTGATTATAGATGCCGAAGAAGACGAGCAGCTGGATGAGGTTATCGCCGCGGTAGCCAGTCGCGCGCGGCAAACGCTGCTGGTGGGCTCTGCGGGGATCTGCGAGGCGCTGGCGCGCTATCTGCGCCGGGATGCGGCCGGGCCGTTGCTGGCGGTGGTCGGCTCCATGAGCGAAATAGCACAGGCTCAGGTCGCCGCTTTGGCCGGCCATCCGCGGGTCGAGCGGATCGGGATTGATACCGCCCGCGCCTTTAACGGCGACGCCCTGGCCGATGCCCGGCGAATCGCCGCGGTGCTGGCGGCAAGTCATCATTGCGTGGTTACCACCTGCGCGGACAGCGCTGCCCGGCACGGTATTGAGGCGCAGTGCCGTGAACGCGGGGTGAGCCGCGCGTCGCTGGGAGAACGGATCTGCGCTTATCTCGCGCAGGTCACCCAACTTGCCGTTGAGTTACATGCGCCCGGGGCGCTTTATCTGTCCGGCGGCGATGTCGCTATCGCCGTCGCTCATGCGCTCGGCGCGCAGGGGTTTCATATAACCGGCCGAGTGGCGCAATGCGTGCCGTACGGCCATTTTCTCGGAAGTCGCTGGCCGCGTCCGGTGATGACCAAAGCAGGGGGATTCGGTACGGAGACCACGCTGCGGGATGTCGTGAATTTTATTGAGGAGAAACTGAGTGTCTAA